The following coding sequences are from one Gadus macrocephalus chromosome 3, ASM3116895v1 window:
- the LOC132453776 gene encoding uncharacterized protein LOC132453776, with the protein MEEISASVVMTEHDFGSAPKPGALDAAAVNIQQLEETVKELMRAVTAESGSSAFSQILCLRRGHPFLHQIHVEMFFVTSGRLFNHLPPCWFIGRKLRKRNKHLNPFLPVQRVDCNWLSFFSSAAGLLQACKRRCWLTCFSAVTFVSSLFTGSISDPELTERSGLLDLLEPGDGCMADKGFTIEKPLADRGATLIIPPFKMTVH; encoded by the exons atggaggagatctcagcttcggtggtgatgacagaacatgatttcggttctgctcctaaaccag gtgcactggatgctgctgctgtaaaCATACAGCAATTGGAAGAAACAGTCAAGGAGCTGATGAGAGCTGTCACAGCTGAAAGTGGTTCAAGTGCATTTTCACAGATTCTGTGTCTCAGACGCGGACATCCTTTTTTACACCAGATTCACGTCgagatgttttttgtgacttctgggaggttattcaaccatctgcctccatgttggtttattggtcgaaagctcagaaaaagaaacaaacatttgaacccatttctcccagtccaacgtgtagactgcaactggttgagttttttctcttctgctgccgggttgctgcaggcctgcaagagaaggtgctggctgacatgtttcag tgctgtgacttttgtgtcaagtctcttcaccggctccatctccgacccagagctgactgaacgaagtggactgctggatttactggagccaggagatggctgcatggcagacaagggtttcaccatcgagaagccactagctgatcgtggggcaacgctgattataccacccttcaagatgacag ttcactga